The following proteins are encoded in a genomic region of Cellulomonas sp. ES6:
- a CDS encoding ABC transporter substrate-binding protein: MRNSRSRAWAGAGALGLAAALALTACSSGSDDDTAGSGGDETSASGELTPVKLQLQWLTQAQFSGYYAALDQGYYEDEGLDVEIIPSGGDIVPQDALANGEVDYAIAWVPKVLGSIEQGANITDVAQIFERSATLQVSFADAGIDSVADLEGKKIGSWGYGNEWELFAGLNKAGVTDFEIVQQAFDMNAFLAGDIDAAQAMTYNEYAQLLETENPETGELYTPEDFSVIDWNDEGTAMLQDAIWADAGRLADDPDYAETTVKFIKASIEGWIYARDNPQEAADIVTAAGSTLGTSHQLWMTNEVNKLIWPSTAGGIGMIDTDAWDATVEMAKQTSNETGATIITADPPETAYSNEYVQQALDELTAEGVDVEGADFEPIEVELQPGGN, translated from the coding sequence ATGAGGAACTCCAGGAGTCGCGCGTGGGCAGGGGCCGGCGCGCTCGGGCTCGCGGCGGCGCTCGCGCTCACCGCGTGCTCGAGCGGGTCCGACGACGACACGGCGGGGTCCGGCGGCGACGAGACGTCGGCGTCCGGTGAGCTCACACCGGTGAAGCTCCAGCTCCAGTGGCTGACCCAGGCCCAGTTCTCCGGCTACTACGCCGCGCTGGACCAGGGGTACTACGAGGACGAGGGCCTCGACGTCGAGATCATCCCGAGCGGCGGCGACATCGTCCCGCAGGACGCGCTCGCGAACGGGGAGGTCGACTACGCCATCGCGTGGGTGCCGAAGGTGCTCGGCTCCATCGAGCAGGGCGCGAACATCACCGACGTCGCGCAGATCTTCGAGCGCTCCGCGACGCTGCAGGTCTCGTTCGCCGACGCCGGCATCGACTCCGTCGCCGACCTCGAGGGCAAGAAGATCGGGTCCTGGGGCTACGGCAACGAGTGGGAGCTGTTCGCCGGGCTCAACAAGGCCGGGGTGACGGACTTCGAGATCGTCCAGCAGGCGTTCGACATGAACGCGTTCCTCGCCGGCGACATCGACGCCGCGCAGGCCATGACGTACAACGAGTACGCCCAGCTGCTGGAGACCGAGAACCCCGAGACCGGCGAGCTCTACACGCCCGAGGACTTCTCCGTCATCGACTGGAACGACGAGGGCACCGCCATGCTCCAGGACGCCATCTGGGCGGACGCGGGCCGGCTCGCCGACGACCCGGACTACGCCGAGACCACGGTGAAGTTCATCAAGGCGTCCATCGAGGGCTGGATCTACGCCCGTGACAACCCGCAGGAGGCCGCGGACATCGTCACCGCCGCGGGCTCGACGCTCGGCACCAGCCACCAGCTCTGGATGACGAACGAGGTCAACAAGCTCATCTGGCCGTCCACGGCCGGTGGCATCGGCATGATCGACACCGACGCGTGGGACGCGACCGTCGAGATGGCCAAGCAGACGTCCAACGAGACCGGGGCGACCATCATCACGGCCGACCCGCCGGAGACGGCCTACTCCAACGAGTACGTGCAGCAGGCGCTGGACGAGCTCACCGCCGAGGGCGTCGACGTCGAGGGCGCGGACTTCGAGCCCATCGAGGTCGAGCTGCAGCCCGGCGGGAACTGA
- a CDS encoding peptide MFS transporter yields MTTPSTPQGRAAGELAGDRAFFGHPRGLMTLFTTELWERFSYYGMRAILLYYLTDAVADGGLGIGERTGLALVSIYGTSVYLLSVIGGWLADRLIGSRRATLIGGVVIAAGHVSLALPAATMSYLGIALVALGTGLLKPNVSSMVGDLYARDDERRDSAFSIFYMGINIGSFSAPFLVGAARSWGGYHAGFLVAAVGMAIALVFFVAGGRYLGRAGGTAPNPVRPEEHAALLRGLLVIVLAVVAVAAVAALVSGGFNLDTFIDTMSYLAFLAPVAYFVAMYRSPKVTDAERPRVVAYIPLFVAAMLFWMIFEQAATTLAAFAQNRTELSFFGITISPEFFQSVNPLSIILLAPVFAWIWTKTHDRPPTATKFAMGLGLAAVSFLVMSAASAMIGDGKAPAWVLVVVYVVQTLGELCLSPVGLAATTLLAPRAFRTQAMAVWFLAPAAGQAITAQLITATEGASDTAYFGGIGGVALVFALLLLALSPWVTRHIRHADELERAGAAGA; encoded by the coding sequence ATGACCACCCCCTCGACCCCGCAGGGGCGCGCGGCCGGCGAGCTGGCGGGCGACCGCGCGTTCTTCGGCCACCCGCGCGGGCTCATGACGCTGTTCACCACGGAGCTGTGGGAACGGTTCAGCTACTACGGGATGCGCGCCATCCTGCTGTACTACCTGACGGACGCCGTCGCGGACGGCGGCCTCGGCATCGGGGAGCGCACCGGCCTCGCGCTGGTCTCGATCTACGGCACGAGCGTCTACCTGCTGTCCGTGATCGGTGGCTGGCTGGCCGACCGCCTGATCGGGTCGCGCCGCGCGACGCTCATCGGCGGTGTCGTCATCGCGGCGGGACACGTCTCGCTGGCGCTGCCCGCGGCGACGATGTCGTACCTCGGCATCGCGCTGGTCGCACTGGGCACCGGCCTGCTGAAGCCGAACGTGTCGAGCATGGTCGGCGACCTGTACGCCCGCGACGACGAGCGGCGCGACTCCGCGTTCTCGATCTTCTACATGGGCATCAACATCGGCTCGTTCAGCGCGCCGTTCCTGGTCGGGGCGGCGCGGTCGTGGGGCGGCTACCACGCCGGGTTCCTCGTCGCCGCGGTCGGCATGGCGATCGCGCTGGTGTTCTTCGTCGCCGGCGGCCGGTACCTCGGCCGGGCGGGCGGCACGGCGCCGAACCCGGTCCGCCCCGAGGAGCACGCGGCGCTGCTGCGGGGGCTGCTCGTCATCGTGCTGGCGGTCGTCGCCGTGGCCGCGGTCGCCGCGCTGGTGTCCGGCGGGTTCAACCTGGACACGTTCATCGACACGATGTCGTACCTGGCGTTCCTCGCCCCGGTGGCGTACTTCGTGGCGATGTACCGCTCCCCGAAGGTCACCGACGCCGAGCGCCCGCGCGTGGTCGCGTACATCCCGCTGTTCGTCGCGGCGATGCTGTTCTGGATGATCTTCGAGCAGGCGGCCACCACGCTCGCGGCGTTCGCGCAGAACCGCACCGAGCTGTCGTTCTTCGGGATCACGATCAGCCCGGAGTTCTTCCAGTCCGTCAACCCGCTGTCGATCATCCTGCTCGCGCCGGTGTTCGCGTGGATCTGGACGAAGACGCACGACCGGCCCCCCACCGCCACGAAGTTCGCGATGGGCCTGGGCCTGGCGGCGGTGTCGTTCCTCGTCATGTCCGCGGCGTCGGCGATGATCGGCGACGGCAAGGCGCCCGCGTGGGTGCTGGTGGTCGTCTACGTCGTGCAGACGCTGGGCGAGCTGTGCCTGTCCCCCGTCGGCCTGGCCGCGACGACGCTGCTCGCCCCGCGCGCGTTCCGCACGCAGGCGATGGCGGTGTGGTTCCTCGCACCCGCCGCGGGGCAGGCGATCACCGCCCAGCTCATCACGGCCACGGAGGGTGCGTCCGACACGGCCTACTTCGGCGGGATCGGCGGCGTCGCCCTGGTGTTCGCGCTGCTGCTGCTCGCGCTCTCGCCGTGGGTGACGCGGCACATCCGGCACGCGGACGAGCTCGAGCGCGCCGGGGCCGCGGGGGCGTGA
- a CDS encoding aspartate aminotransferase family protein — protein sequence MTLDADGRLALELDRAHVFHSWSAQGSLSPLVVDGASGCEVHLADGRTMLDFSSQLVNTNIGHQHPRVTAAIAEQAGRLATVAPAHAVLPRGRAAEAILRHAPEGFSKVFFTNAGADANENAIRMARQATGRDKILSFYRSYHGNTGAAVVATGDWRRVPNEYARGHVHFFGPYLYRSDFWATTPEQECERALHHLERVVASEGPASIAAILLETVVGTGGVLVPPPGYLAGVREIADRHGILLVLDEVMAGFGRTGSWFAFEQHDVVPDLITFAKGVNSGYVPAGGVVISDAVAAVFDERVFPGGLTYSGHPLAMAAVVATIEAMEDEKIVENAARIGTDVLGPGLRALADAHPSVGEVRGTGVFWALELVTDPATREPVPAAAMGAVKSALLAGGMLPFVQDNRIHVVPPCVVTDTEVARALAIYDAALTALDATL from the coding sequence ATGACTCTCGACGCCGACGGGCGGCTCGCGCTCGAGCTCGACCGCGCGCACGTGTTCCACTCCTGGTCCGCGCAGGGCTCGCTGTCACCGCTCGTGGTGGACGGGGCGTCCGGGTGCGAGGTGCACCTGGCCGACGGGCGCACGATGCTCGACTTCAGCAGCCAGCTCGTCAACACCAACATCGGCCACCAGCACCCCCGGGTCACCGCGGCGATCGCCGAGCAGGCGGGCCGGCTCGCGACCGTCGCGCCCGCGCACGCCGTGCTGCCGCGCGGCCGGGCGGCGGAGGCGATCCTGCGGCACGCGCCCGAGGGCTTCTCCAAGGTGTTCTTCACCAACGCCGGCGCGGACGCGAACGAGAACGCGATCCGGATGGCGCGCCAGGCGACCGGCCGGGACAAGATCCTGTCGTTCTACCGCTCGTACCACGGCAACACCGGCGCGGCCGTCGTCGCGACCGGCGACTGGCGGCGGGTGCCCAACGAGTACGCCCGCGGGCACGTCCACTTCTTCGGGCCGTACCTGTACCGGTCGGACTTCTGGGCGACCACACCGGAGCAGGAGTGCGAGCGCGCGCTGCACCACCTCGAGCGGGTGGTCGCGTCGGAGGGTCCGGCGTCGATCGCCGCGATCCTGCTCGAGACGGTCGTCGGCACCGGGGGCGTCCTGGTGCCGCCGCCCGGCTACCTGGCGGGCGTGCGGGAGATCGCGGACCGGCACGGCATCCTGCTGGTCCTCGACGAGGTCATGGCGGGGTTCGGACGCACCGGCTCGTGGTTCGCGTTCGAGCAGCACGATGTCGTCCCGGACCTCATCACGTTCGCCAAGGGGGTCAACTCCGGCTACGTGCCGGCCGGCGGCGTGGTGATCTCCGACGCCGTGGCCGCCGTGTTCGACGAGCGCGTCTTCCCCGGCGGGCTCACCTACTCCGGGCACCCGCTCGCGATGGCCGCCGTCGTCGCGACGATCGAGGCGATGGAGGACGAGAAGATCGTCGAGAACGCCGCGCGCATCGGCACGGACGTGCTCGGCCCGGGCCTGCGGGCGCTCGCGGACGCGCACCCCAGCGTCGGCGAGGTGCGCGGGACCGGCGTGTTCTGGGCCCTGGAGCTCGTCACCGACCCCGCCACCCGCGAGCCCGTGCCCGCGGCGGCGATGGGCGCCGTGAAGTCCGCGCTGCTCGCCGGCGGCATGCTCCCGTTCGTCCAGGACAACCGCATCCACGTCGTCCCGCCGTGCGTCGTCACGGACACCGAGGTCGCCCGCGCCCTCGCGATCTACGACGCCGCCCTCACCGCCCTGGACGCCACCCTCTAG
- a CDS encoding signal peptidase I has product MTTAAITPAPLPTTRRARRATAATRRPGLATRLAVRAQRLLLNLAAAVGVLSLLAVAACLALGVRPAVVVSGSMAPGIPVGAVTLARSVPADSVAVGDVVTVPRTDGRGLVTHRVIETTPLPGGVAGATELRLQGDANTEPDAQPYAVVEVGQVLGSVPHVGYAVVALQENLVAVVAGLLALTALVTFPARAAARR; this is encoded by the coding sequence GTGACCACCGCCGCCATCACCCCCGCCCCCCTGCCGACGACCCGCCGCGCGCGGCGCGCGACCGCCGCGACCCGCCGCCCGGGCCTCGCCACCCGCCTGGCGGTGCGGGCCCAGCGCCTGCTGCTGAACCTCGCCGCCGCCGTCGGCGTGCTGAGCCTGCTCGCCGTCGCCGCCTGCCTGGCCCTGGGCGTGCGGCCCGCGGTCGTCGTCTCCGGCTCGATGGCCCCCGGCATCCCCGTCGGTGCCGTCACCCTCGCGCGCTCCGTCCCCGCGGACTCGGTGGCCGTCGGCGACGTCGTCACCGTGCCCCGCACCGACGGCCGCGGGCTCGTCACCCACCGCGTCATCGAGACGACTCCCCTGCCCGGCGGCGTCGCGGGCGCCACCGAGCTGCGGCTGCAGGGCGACGCGAACACCGAGCCCGACGCCCAGCCGTACGCGGTCGTGGAGGTCGGGCAGGTGCTCGGCTCTGTGCCGCACGTCGGGTACGCGGTCGTCGCCCTGCAGGAGAACCTGGTGGCCGTCGTGGCCGGGCTGCTCGCGCTGACCGCGCTCGTGACGTTCCCGGCACGGGCGGCGGCGCGGCGCTGA
- a CDS encoding SDR family oxidoreductase, translated as MSSTTPGTTLRAVVTGASSGIGAATVRRLRAEGWEVVAVARRADRLAALAEETGAEAFPADLTSDEDVARLVAHVEATGGLTSLVNNAGGALGLDRVADADVEGWRRMYDLNVLGTLRVTKALLPALKASGRGDVLVVTSTAAIAPYEGGAGYTGVKHAERMLTTTLRLELIGEPVRVIDIAPGNVATEEFSLVRFAGDAARAAKVYEGYQPLLAEDVADVIAFALTRPHHVNIDTLVVRPRAQVSNTQIARDA; from the coding sequence ATGTCCAGCACCACCCCCGGCACCACCCTCCGCGCCGTCGTCACCGGCGCGTCCAGCGGGATCGGTGCCGCCACCGTCCGCCGGCTGCGCGCCGAGGGCTGGGAGGTCGTCGCCGTGGCGCGCCGCGCCGACCGGCTCGCCGCGCTCGCGGAGGAGACGGGCGCGGAGGCGTTCCCCGCCGACCTCACGTCCGACGAGGACGTCGCCCGGCTCGTCGCGCACGTCGAGGCCACGGGCGGCCTCACGTCGCTCGTGAACAACGCCGGCGGCGCGCTGGGCCTGGACCGGGTGGCGGACGCCGACGTCGAGGGCTGGCGCCGGATGTACGACCTGAACGTGCTCGGCACGCTGCGGGTGACGAAGGCGCTGCTCCCGGCGCTGAAGGCCAGCGGCCGCGGCGACGTGCTCGTCGTGACGTCGACCGCCGCGATCGCCCCGTACGAGGGCGGTGCGGGCTACACCGGCGTCAAGCACGCGGAGCGGATGCTCACGACGACGCTGCGCCTGGAGCTCATCGGCGAGCCGGTGCGGGTCATCGACATCGCCCCCGGCAACGTCGCGACCGAGGAGTTCTCGCTCGTGCGGTTCGCCGGCGACGCCGCGCGCGCCGCGAAGGTGTACGAGGGCTACCAGCCGCTGCTCGCCGAGGACGTCGCCGACGTGATCGCGTTCGCCCTCACGCGGCCGCACCACGTCAACATCGACACGCTCGTGGTCCGGCCGCGCGCCCAGGTCAGCAACACCCAGATCGCCCGCGACGCCTGA